A single window of SAR86 cluster bacterium DNA harbors:
- a CDS encoding acyl-CoA/acyl-ACP dehydrogenase — MDLDFNQDQVLLRDSVSAMCAQFSNLLEIRSVEGKEPGYSESFWQQLIDLGITGMNIQEEHGGLGMNLFESLIVYEEFGRNLSFSPHFISCCHGATLVSKLGNDLQKDEILPLIATGDSILTVAWLEKGSSFAKEGINMEVQSKDDYFFITGKKQMVPYASSANKMVLLCKNSNSNLSAFLIDTNLEGISLNYQPNHAGENLHEVNFDRVKLDKSMMLAEGQALIDAWNSTVNDCLILLAAQASGGSEQALHLAVEYSKERELFGQLLGGFQSIAHYLADALVEVEANKLLCYQAAWAKDENMDIERLSAMAKMQTCQTFRDVSATTIQIYGGLGFTSEADPQLFFRRAKHLQNSLWDRRYLEERISNILLD; from the coding sequence ATGGATTTAGACTTTAACCAAGACCAAGTTTTACTAAGAGATTCGGTGAGTGCGATGTGTGCTCAATTCTCTAATTTACTAGAGATAAGATCTGTAGAAGGAAAAGAGCCAGGTTATTCTGAATCATTTTGGCAGCAGTTAATAGATCTTGGAATAACAGGAATGAATATTCAAGAAGAGCATGGAGGACTAGGAATGAATCTTTTTGAATCTTTAATTGTTTATGAAGAATTTGGAAGAAACTTGTCTTTTTCCCCTCATTTTATTAGTTGTTGTCATGGAGCTACCCTAGTCTCTAAATTAGGAAATGATTTACAAAAAGATGAAATACTTCCATTAATCGCTACTGGGGACTCTATCTTGACTGTTGCTTGGCTAGAAAAGGGTTCAAGTTTTGCTAAAGAAGGAATAAATATGGAGGTTCAGTCAAAAGATGATTATTTTTTTATAACTGGAAAAAAACAAATGGTTCCTTATGCAAGTTCAGCTAATAAAATGGTGTTGCTTTGTAAAAATAGCAATAGCAACCTATCAGCCTTTTTGATAGATACGAACTTAGAAGGTATTTCTTTAAATTATCAACCTAATCATGCAGGAGAAAATTTGCACGAAGTAAATTTTGATAGAGTAAAACTTGATAAATCCATGATGTTGGCTGAAGGCCAAGCTTTAATAGATGCATGGAATTCAACTGTGAATGATTGCCTTATCTTACTGGCTGCTCAGGCAAGTGGAGGCTCTGAGCAGGCTTTGCATCTGGCCGTGGAATATTCTAAAGAACGAGAGCTTTTTGGTCAACTTCTTGGAGGTTTTCAATCAATAGCACATTATTTAGCTGATGCCTTAGTTGAGGTAGAAGCTAATAAATTACTCTGTTATCAGGCCGCTTGGGCTAAAGATGAAAATATGGATATAGAAAGATTATCGGCTATGGCTAAGATGCAAACATGTCAAACTTTTAGAGATGTTTCAGCTACTACAATTCAGATCTATGGCGGACTTGGATTTACTTCTGAAGCAGATCCTCAATTATTTTTTAGAAGGGCTAAACATCTTCAGAATTCATTATGGGATAGGCGATACCTTGAAGAAAGAATTTCAAATATTTTATTAGATTAA
- a CDS encoding TetR/AcrR family transcriptional regulator, whose translation MSKGITKEEPKSRGKLGRPRDITRDEVIINITLNHLTEFGYSNLSTTKIAQEAKVSKATIYRRWSSKKYLVIDAFKTLEELIIPNTGNLEGDLRDLISQLLFLFTKTNVLPVLQILTGEMVNDKELSEELSEWIQQRYYPARAVLEKAIQRGELPKATNLEIAEMVVVGPLLASVFYSKTKITPAFIDQFVEKALRGLLGK comes from the coding sequence ATGAGTAAAGGAATAACAAAAGAAGAGCCAAAATCCAGAGGTAAGCTTGGAAGGCCTCGTGACATAACAAGAGATGAAGTTATTATAAACATTACTCTCAATCACTTGACTGAGTTCGGTTATTCTAATTTAAGCACTACAAAAATAGCTCAAGAGGCGAAAGTTAGTAAAGCAACAATATATAGACGCTGGTCATCGAAGAAATATTTAGTTATAGATGCTTTTAAGACTCTTGAAGAATTAATCATACCAAATACTGGTAATTTGGAAGGGGATTTAAGAGACTTAATATCTCAGTTACTTTTTTTGTTTACTAAAACAAATGTTCTACCGGTTCTTCAGATTTTAACTGGTGAAATGGTCAATGATAAAGAACTCTCAGAAGAACTATCTGAATGGATTCAGCAGCGTTACTATCCTGCAAGGGCAGTCCTAGAAAAGGCTATTCAGAGAGGAGAATTACCTAAAGCCACAAATTTAGAAATTGCTGAGATGGTTGTAGTGGGTCCTCTCTTAGCTTCAGTTTTTTACTCAAAAACGAAGATCACTCCTGCCTTCATAGATCAATTTGTTGAAAAAGCACTGAGAGGCTTATTAGGCAAATAA
- a CDS encoding nuclear transport factor 2 family protein codes for MVSADEFIVLQDRIEIQETSIAYTFALDSRNWELLKNIFTEDATAIYGSDEIGLKISCSSRQEIIEMCQNSLNGCGPTQHLFSNFRINLNGNIASSVCYAQIGHVGKEPNQNEYWEIWAEYHDNWTKIDKGWRINDRKMIVTQEFGDREKVLGP; via the coding sequence ATGGTCAGTGCGGATGAATTTATTGTTTTGCAGGACAGAATTGAGATTCAAGAGACCTCAATAGCTTATACTTTTGCTTTAGATTCAAGGAACTGGGAACTTCTTAAAAATATCTTTACGGAAGATGCCACAGCAATATATGGAAGTGATGAAATTGGCTTAAAAATTTCATGTTCTTCTCGACAAGAAATTATAGAAATGTGTCAAAATAGTCTAAATGGTTGCGGTCCTACTCAGCATCTTTTTAGTAATTTTAGAATTAATTTGAATGGAAATATTGCTTCTTCTGTATGCTACGCACAAATTGGACATGTTGGAAAAGAACCCAACCAAAATGAATACTGGGAAATATGGGCAGAGTATCATGATAACTGGACAAAAATAGATAAGGGATGGAGAATAAACGATAGAAAAATGATAGTTACTCAAGAGTTTGGTGACAGAGAGAAAGTACTAGGTCCTTAA
- a CDS encoding acyl-CoA dehydrogenase family protein, producing the protein MNFNFNQDEQNFISEVKEFISKEKKKPNAHIVFAPNREADAVTKVDSPERRAFMKTLSKKGYLGMSWPKKYGGQEKPEIYDYLLGEELASEGAPTPGKGVGSIGQTIIRQCSEKLKDEFLPKILNAEIEFALGYSEPSAGSDLASLKLKAERKDNGWLLNGQKIWTSSAHFAEWLWLAARTDTSHKHKGISVFLVPMDDPGITVHPIKTVGEHKTNTVFLEDVWVSDDYVVGEINKGWTYICEALNYERFTFYTVGPLERKLELLINLIKENKRDQIFLKEYPDIRQNIASLATDVERAKMLQRKVLCEALKEEVPTSEAAMFKLFSTELHQKIANLAMDILSWEGLFHKDGKDAIEDGKWEWSYRGTLVDTIGAGASEIQKNTIAKKALNLPLK; encoded by the coding sequence ATGAACTTTAATTTTAATCAAGACGAACAAAACTTTATTTCCGAAGTGAAAGAATTTATTTCTAAGGAAAAAAAGAAACCCAATGCCCACATAGTTTTTGCTCCTAATAGAGAGGCGGATGCTGTAACAAAAGTTGATAGCCCTGAAAGAAGAGCCTTTATGAAAACATTATCTAAAAAAGGATATTTAGGGATGTCATGGCCAAAAAAATATGGTGGGCAAGAAAAACCTGAAATATATGATTATTTACTAGGAGAAGAATTGGCTTCGGAAGGAGCCCCTACACCTGGTAAAGGAGTTGGTTCTATAGGTCAAACAATAATTAGGCAGTGTTCTGAAAAATTAAAAGATGAATTCTTGCCTAAAATACTGAATGCTGAGATAGAGTTTGCCCTTGGTTACAGTGAACCAAGTGCAGGTTCAGACTTAGCCTCTCTAAAACTAAAAGCTGAAAGAAAAGACAATGGATGGTTATTGAATGGTCAAAAAATCTGGACTTCATCTGCCCATTTTGCTGAGTGGTTGTGGTTAGCAGCCAGAACTGATACATCCCATAAGCATAAAGGAATAAGCGTATTCTTAGTCCCTATGGATGATCCTGGAATAACAGTTCATCCCATTAAAACTGTAGGAGAACATAAAACAAATACAGTATTCTTAGAAGATGTTTGGGTTTCTGATGATTATGTAGTTGGTGAAATCAATAAAGGGTGGACGTATATTTGTGAAGCGCTCAATTATGAAAGATTTACTTTTTATACAGTAGGTCCTTTGGAGAGGAAATTAGAACTCCTTATTAATCTGATAAAAGAGAATAAAAGAGATCAAATATTTCTCAAAGAATACCCGGACATTAGACAAAATATTGCGTCTTTAGCTACTGACGTAGAAAGAGCCAAAATGTTACAGAGAAAAGTACTTTGCGAAGCCTTAAAGGAAGAAGTGCCAACTTCAGAAGCTGCTATGTTTAAATTATTTAGTACTGAACTTCATCAAAAAATAGCAAATCTAGCTATGGATATTTTGAGTTGGGAAGGACTTTTCCATAAAGATGGAAAAGATGCAATTGAAGATGGTAAATGGGAATGGTCATATAGAGGCACCTTAGTAGACACAATAGGAGCTGGAGCTTCTGAGATTCAGAAAAATACGATAGCAAAAAAAGCTTTGAATTTACCTCTTAAATAA
- a CDS encoding MaoC family dehydratase N-terminal domain-containing protein codes for MHSIPEKVKNWIGKVVVTETEVITVERGLWQNYCAAIEDGNDLYWNSEVALEYTDGLISPPGMLPSWSASNEWEPNQKDRNRPMELHFLLKEALNLELGIVAGIKFKYFEPVRSGDKITSEQKLMSVSELMETKLGLGRKWNIDVIYTNQNKDLVGLQSVRMMAYTKNK; via the coding sequence ATGCATTCAATACCTGAGAAAGTAAAAAACTGGATAGGAAAAGTAGTAGTAACTGAAACAGAAGTCATAACAGTTGAAAGAGGTTTATGGCAAAATTATTGCGCTGCTATAGAGGATGGTAACGATCTTTATTGGAACTCTGAAGTTGCGCTAGAATATACAGATGGACTTATCTCACCTCCGGGGATGCTACCTTCATGGTCTGCCAGCAATGAATGGGAGCCAAACCAAAAAGACAGAAATAGACCAATGGAACTTCATTTTTTACTCAAAGAAGCATTAAATCTTGAATTAGGAATAGTTGCTGGTATTAAGTTTAAATACTTCGAGCCTGTAAGATCTGGAGATAAAATAACTTCGGAGCAAAAACTTATGTCTGTGAGTGAACTAATGGAAACAAAATTGGGTCTAGGTAGAAAATGGAATATAGACGTAATATACACAAATCAAAACAAAGACTTGGTAGGCCTTCAATCAGTTAGAATGATGGCTTACACAAAAAATAAATGA
- a CDS encoding MaoC/PaaZ C-terminal domain-containing protein yields MNINEIEVGYKLPVFTSKTSVKSIQMGAITSRDWQPLHRDQTWSKEVGKLPDIIMNNYTYSGWLSRYITDWAGPSSRIGELDFKMITPIIPNDLMVFQGEITKISKCNKNITWFFIDISILVQDNKVTDSSAKVAIPHNNNPVNSPWKLKKEDWNP; encoded by the coding sequence ATGAATATAAATGAAATAGAAGTGGGGTATAAACTTCCAGTATTCACTTCTAAAACTTCAGTAAAATCTATCCAAATGGGTGCTATTACTAGTAGAGACTGGCAACCATTACATAGAGATCAGACTTGGTCTAAAGAAGTAGGAAAATTACCAGATATTATAATGAATAACTATACTTATTCTGGCTGGTTAAGTAGATATATAACTGACTGGGCTGGTCCTAGCAGTAGGATAGGTGAGTTAGATTTTAAAATGATCACTCCTATCATTCCTAATGACCTAATGGTGTTTCAAGGTGAGATAACCAAGATATCTAAATGTAATAAAAATATAACTTGGTTCTTTATAGATATTTCAATATTAGTGCAAGATAACAAGGTAACTGATTCAAGTGCAAAAGTTGCCATTCCACATAATAATAATCCTGTAAATAGTCCTTGGAAACTTAAAAAAGAAGACTGGAATCCTTAA
- a CDS encoding cytochrome P450, with translation MKINYNPYSKEFWNDPWTIYKLMRDEDPVHRMDDFGGTWALSRFEDIWNAHLGSYKDYTSVEGTSPPPLLLGEDSGPGSVSIPSNDGADHRDYRNTIADRYTQSSIAELEDKIRVLTQEELKASLKLGKLDIHEIARKVALFSITDMIGLERKTALQARELIDIFYERDPEIMGVTPRGQEAFGQCMGLMLQLAAEWREDTPPSPSHINAWINKQVREDLWMSDEQIMGNTSMLIITGADTVPYNIANLFYYLNQDPNQLEILRNDFSLIPNAFEECVRYDHPTNILGRKLNKDIELHGKEMKKGDSVIYLYQSAGRDEREFDNPDKFDVTRPIPKRSVNFGHGPHKCLGQHLAKLEGRVIIEEILSAIPKFKLIEEEVERTFSEFLQGYRHVPIEFDPS, from the coding sequence ATGAAAATTAACTATAACCCCTACTCGAAGGAATTCTGGAATGATCCATGGACAATTTATAAGTTAATGAGAGATGAAGACCCTGTACATCGCATGGATGACTTTGGGGGCACTTGGGCCTTAAGTCGTTTTGAAGATATTTGGAATGCTCATCTAGGCTCATATAAAGATTATACGTCCGTAGAAGGTACTTCACCGCCACCATTGTTATTAGGAGAAGACTCGGGACCTGGGAGTGTATCAATACCTTCAAATGATGGCGCCGATCACCGAGATTATAGAAACACTATTGCTGATAGATATACACAATCATCTATTGCTGAATTAGAAGATAAGATTCGTGTATTGACTCAAGAAGAGTTAAAAGCATCATTGAAATTAGGAAAACTGGATATTCATGAGATTGCAAGGAAAGTAGCCTTATTTAGCATCACAGATATGATTGGACTGGAAAGAAAGACCGCTCTCCAGGCGCGAGAATTAATTGATATATTTTACGAAAGAGACCCTGAAATTATGGGAGTTACTCCTAGAGGGCAGGAAGCTTTTGGTCAGTGTATGGGGTTAATGTTGCAATTGGCTGCAGAATGGAGGGAGGATACGCCGCCTTCTCCAAGTCATATCAATGCATGGATAAATAAGCAAGTCAGAGAAGATCTATGGATGAGTGATGAACAAATTATGGGTAACACCAGTATGTTAATAATAACTGGAGCAGATACAGTACCTTATAACATAGCTAATTTATTTTATTATCTTAATCAGGACCCAAATCAACTTGAAATATTAAGAAATGATTTCTCATTAATTCCTAATGCTTTTGAAGAGTGCGTAAGATATGATCACCCAACTAATATTTTAGGTAGAAAATTAAATAAGGATATCGAGTTACATGGAAAAGAAATGAAAAAAGGAGATTCCGTGATCTATCTTTATCAATCAGCTGGCAGGGATGAAAGGGAATTTGATAATCCTGATAAATTCGACGTAACTAGACCAATACCCAAGAGGAGTGTCAATTTTGGTCATGGTCCACATAAATGCCTCGGTCAACATCTAGCTAAGCTTGAAGGAAGAGTTATTATTGAAGAGATTCTATCTGCTATTCCTAAATTTAAATTAATAGAAGAAGAAGTTGAGAGGACCTTTAGTGAGTTTTTGCAAGGGTATAGGCATGTGCCTATAGAATTTGATCCATCCTAG
- a CDS encoding OB-fold domain-containing protein: MIKNIPLPGTDDVHDEIFWKSTLESKLVVQHCSSCDEPRFPPRPMCPYCNSLSSVWKKCSGEGTIYSFVVPRPPLLPAFEELSPYIVALVALKEYPSIRMIGRLKTKEHGDIKSLEEVKFDINDEVKVSFEKMADDVALPYWTLIT, encoded by the coding sequence ATGATTAAAAATATTCCTTTGCCAGGTACTGATGATGTTCATGATGAAATCTTTTGGAAATCAACATTAGAATCAAAATTAGTAGTTCAACATTGCTCATCTTGTGATGAGCCTAGGTTCCCACCTAGGCCAATGTGCCCTTATTGTAATTCTCTTTCTTCGGTTTGGAAAAAGTGTTCTGGAGAAGGTACAATATATTCTTTTGTGGTTCCTAGACCGCCATTATTACCAGCTTTTGAAGAGCTTAGTCCCTATATAGTCGCATTAGTTGCTCTAAAAGAGTATCCATCAATAAGAATGATAGGTAGATTAAAAACAAAAGAACATGGCGACATCAAGAGCTTAGAAGAGGTAAAATTTGATATAAATGATGAGGTAAAAGTTAGTTTCGAAAAAATGGCGGATGATGTTGCCTTACCTTATTGGACACTTATAACTTAA
- a CDS encoding lipid-transfer protein, whose translation MKDKTAIVGIGQTVFEKKSKDTELILACKAIKSALDDAGIEPREVDSLGSYTFEETEGFEIARNLGFGEMHYWSEAPYGGGASCAAIGQVAMSIASGISEVGVVWRSRKRGDPSSRMWSHAEERMYDHWKWSRPFGLVRPADESSMLMRRYLHEYSYSREDMAHIALSLRKYANNNEKALMHDKELSFDDYMEARMISDPLCLFDNCLESDGAIAVVIVSEQRANKLKQKPAYIHSYSQGMSDQHQLMTDYHGSNPLISSSYTTAKNLYRQSDYSVNDIDVAQFYDAFSPMIPFSLEAYQFCGQGEALGIISEGGIDLDGLLPVNTSGGGMSEVYLHGMNLVVEGVRQIRGTSTSQVKDAKLSLVTTCDATPNAAILLKGD comes from the coding sequence ATGAAAGACAAGACAGCTATTGTTGGAATAGGACAAACAGTATTTGAAAAGAAGTCTAAAGATACAGAGTTAATTCTAGCTTGCAAAGCTATTAAGAGCGCTTTAGATGATGCGGGTATTGAACCCAGGGAAGTGGATTCTTTAGGCAGTTACACTTTTGAAGAAACGGAAGGCTTTGAGATAGCTAGAAATTTAGGCTTTGGCGAAATGCATTACTGGAGCGAAGCACCTTATGGAGGAGGAGCTAGTTGTGCAGCTATAGGTCAAGTAGCAATGTCTATTGCCAGTGGAATTTCAGAAGTAGGTGTAGTCTGGAGGTCAAGAAAAAGGGGAGATCCTTCCAGCAGAATGTGGTCACATGCAGAAGAAAGAATGTATGATCATTGGAAGTGGTCAAGACCCTTTGGACTTGTTAGGCCTGCCGATGAAAGTTCTATGCTTATGAGAAGGTATTTACATGAATACTCTTATAGCAGAGAAGACATGGCTCATATAGCTCTTTCATTGAGAAAATATGCCAACAATAATGAAAAAGCCTTGATGCATGATAAAGAACTTTCGTTTGATGATTATATGGAAGCAAGAATGATTTCAGATCCTTTATGTTTGTTTGATAATTGTTTAGAAAGTGATGGTGCTATAGCGGTCGTCATAGTCTCAGAACAAAGAGCCAATAAATTAAAACAAAAGCCTGCTTATATTCACTCTTATTCACAGGGAATGTCTGACCAGCATCAACTTATGACAGATTACCATGGCTCTAACCCTTTGATAAGCTCTTCTTATACTACAGCTAAAAATCTTTACAGACAGTCAGATTATTCAGTTAACGATATTGATGTTGCTCAATTTTACGATGCTTTTTCTCCTATGATCCCCTTTTCACTGGAGGCATATCAGTTTTGTGGACAGGGTGAGGCATTAGGAATAATTTCTGAAGGTGGAATAGATTTAGATGGTTTGCTTCCAGTAAACACATCAGGAGGGGGTATGTCTGAAGTATATTTGCATGGGATGAATCTAGTGGTTGAAGGTGTACGTCAGATAAGAGGCACGTCTACTTCACAGGTAAAAGATGCTAAGCTTTCTTTGGTCACAACATGTGATGCAACACCTAATGCGGCAATTCTTTTGAAAGGAGATTAG
- a CDS encoding acyl-CoA/acyl-ACP dehydrogenase: MQFKEPEHVVMLRSTLRQFIDKEMPRDKVNQWDQDDYFPRDVFKKLVDLGVTTLTVPEEYGGNGRDMLATIATIEELATRSIGMASGFIFCACYAGLNIVESGSKKQKSDLLPKVASGELLFSYGISEPDVGGDVASVRTTAKIEGDEVVINGSKRWCSGALITDYIYTIVRTGPEEERHKNLSIILIPPSIDGITIEPQKTLGQKGVGGTCDVTFDNVRVPKENIFGGEEGWNNGWSKIISSGLEVEKIEVAALALGIARAAVEDAWQYSQERIQFGRPICHNQSVRHMLSEVKTNLEACKLMTYQGAWLADQEEDGTVQMSMAKLFVTETALDIVLTCQKVLGAYGYVRDFDMERYVRDMLAMPIIGGSSAIQKNNIANRLKLPRK; this comes from the coding sequence ATGCAATTTAAAGAGCCAGAACATGTTGTGATGCTTAGATCAACTTTGAGACAATTTATTGATAAAGAAATGCCTAGAGATAAGGTTAATCAATGGGATCAAGATGACTATTTCCCTAGAGATGTTTTTAAAAAACTTGTTGATCTTGGTGTAACCACTTTAACTGTGCCAGAGGAGTATGGTGGCAATGGAAGAGATATGTTGGCAACTATAGCTACTATAGAAGAGTTAGCTACTAGGAGCATAGGTATGGCTTCTGGATTTATCTTTTGTGCGTGTTATGCAGGACTTAATATAGTGGAATCAGGAAGTAAAAAGCAGAAATCTGATTTATTACCTAAAGTAGCTTCTGGAGAATTACTTTTTTCTTACGGAATTAGTGAACCAGATGTAGGTGGTGATGTAGCAAGTGTGAGAACTACTGCAAAAATTGAAGGTGATGAAGTTGTAATCAACGGATCTAAAAGATGGTGTTCAGGTGCATTGATAACGGATTATATTTATACAATTGTAAGAACAGGACCCGAAGAAGAAAGACATAAAAATCTTTCTATAATTCTTATCCCTCCATCGATAGACGGTATCACCATAGAACCACAAAAAACTTTAGGACAAAAAGGGGTAGGCGGAACATGTGATGTAACTTTTGATAATGTCAGAGTCCCTAAAGAAAATATATTTGGTGGAGAGGAGGGTTGGAATAATGGCTGGAGTAAAATAATAAGTTCAGGTCTAGAGGTTGAAAAGATTGAAGTTGCAGCTTTGGCTTTAGGCATTGCTAGAGCAGCTGTAGAAGACGCTTGGCAATACTCCCAAGAGAGAATTCAATTTGGTAGACCTATTTGTCATAATCAATCAGTACGACATATGCTTTCAGAAGTAAAAACTAACCTAGAAGCCTGTAAACTAATGACTTATCAAGGAGCATGGTTAGCCGATCAGGAAGAAGACGGCACAGTACAAATGTCTATGGCCAAACTATTCGTCACAGAAACAGCATTAGATATAGTACTTACATGTCAAAAGGTTCTAGGAGCTTACGGATATGTTCGTGATTTTGATATGGAAAGATATGTAAGGGACATGTTAGCAATGCCAATTATAGGCGGTTCTTCGGCAATCCAAAAAAATAATATAGCCAATAGGCTAAAGTTGCCAAGAAAATAA
- a CDS encoding SDR family NAD(P)-dependent oxidoreductase, protein MNKALVITGGSRGIGLATSKLFYKSDYKIINLSRSQSSLDSVHNIKVDLSQKNWEKEISEDLLSSCKGMNQISLVHNACLMTGDNVESIEANSFRNILEINLISPVILNTLLIPLMNKGSSIVYVGSSLATKAVPQMSSYVTSKHAMVGLMKSTTKDLDGKFIHSACVCPGSTNTEMLRDYVGGSEEALEGMAQDTSEKRLIEPSEIASAILFCAQNPVVNGTILHTNLGAIE, encoded by the coding sequence ATGAATAAGGCGTTAGTTATAACAGGTGGAAGTAGAGGGATAGGGCTTGCAACTTCAAAATTATTTTATAAATCTGATTATAAAATAATTAATTTATCTAGATCCCAATCAAGTTTAGACTCAGTTCACAATATAAAGGTAGATTTAAGTCAAAAAAACTGGGAAAAAGAGATCTCTGAAGATTTATTATCATCTTGCAAAGGCATGAATCAGATTAGTTTAGTCCATAATGCCTGTTTAATGACAGGAGATAATGTAGAGTCTATTGAAGCCAATTCTTTTAGGAATATTTTAGAAATAAATCTAATTTCACCTGTTATTTTAAATACTTTGCTAATTCCTTTAATGAATAAGGGTTCTTCTATAGTATATGTTGGGTCTTCTCTTGCTACTAAGGCAGTTCCTCAGATGAGTTCGTATGTAACTTCAAAACATGCAATGGTAGGTCTTATGAAAAGCACCACTAAAGACTTAGATGGTAAATTTATACATTCAGCTTGTGTTTGTCCTGGCTCTACTAATACTGAGATGTTGAGAGATTATGTAGGTGGAAGCGAGGAGGCATTAGAAGGGATGGCTCAGGACACAAGTGAAAAGAGATTAATAGAGCCGAGCGAGATAGCCAGTGCAATTCTTTTTTGTGCTCAAAATCCGGTCGTCAACGGAACTATTCTTCACACAAACTTAGGAGCTATTGAGTAA
- a CDS encoding enoyl-CoA hydratase/isomerase family protein: protein MDYSKYKDLKIDKKDGILTITINRPDDLNAVSEDMHMDFSTIFIDAEFDDEVDIIILTGAGKAFCAGGDLKWLLRVHGDPLATSYTIAHDRKIQNTMLDMEKPIIAKVNGPAIGLGCSLALFCDFIYATPRSKFADPHVNVGLVAGDGGCVIWPQLIGYARARKYLLTGEQIKAEAACDMGLITEVVSEEEIDDSVQALAEQLRDGAKYAIRWTKTSINAGLKVMANSIIDRSAAFENVTQLMEDHKIALEAFSKKEKPKFIQK, encoded by the coding sequence ATGGATTACTCAAAATATAAGGATTTAAAAATTGATAAAAAAGATGGTATTTTAACTATAACGATTAATAGACCAGATGACTTGAATGCTGTAAGCGAAGATATGCATATGGATTTCTCTACCATCTTTATAGATGCAGAATTTGATGATGAAGTTGATATTATTATCTTAACAGGAGCAGGAAAAGCATTCTGCGCTGGAGGGGATTTAAAATGGCTTTTAAGGGTACATGGAGACCCACTAGCGACCTCCTATACAATTGCTCATGATAGAAAGATACAAAATACCATGCTCGATATGGAGAAACCAATTATTGCTAAAGTTAATGGACCTGCAATAGGCTTAGGATGTTCTCTAGCACTATTTTGTGATTTTATTTATGCAACTCCTCGCTCTAAATTTGCAGATCCTCACGTTAATGTTGGTCTGGTAGCAGGAGATGGAGGTTGTGTAATTTGGCCTCAATTAATAGGCTATGCAAGAGCAAGAAAATACTTATTAACTGGAGAGCAAATAAAAGCAGAAGCAGCATGTGATATGGGTTTAATCACTGAGGTTGTGTCAGAAGAGGAGATTGATGACTCTGTTCAAGCTTTAGCTGAACAACTCAGAGACGGGGCAAAGTATGCTATAAGGTGGACTAAGACTTCTATAAACGCAGGGTTGAAAGTTATGGCGAATTCAATAATTGATAGATCTGCTGCCTTTGAAAATGTCACACAACTTATGGAAGATCATAAGATTGCACTTGAAGCTTTTTCTAAAAAAGAAAAACCTAAGTTTATACAGAAATAA